Proteins from one Doryrhamphus excisus isolate RoL2022-K1 chromosome 19, RoL_Dexc_1.0, whole genome shotgun sequence genomic window:
- the slc22a3 gene encoding solute carrier family 22 member 3 isoform X4, producing the protein MADLNDLIRQAGDFGPFQKRLLLLCSLPLAPFAFVLVGAVFLGKTPEHWCAAPAGQRLQNECGWTAVRAREVTVPQSGLSFSRCERLDLNWSPSQNICSEAEWPPSNRTPVVPCHGRWMFHEGHSTFVSEFSLVCERSWLADLNQVMVACGLFLGSFITGSMADSVAGVGVMLSPWYPLLLVFRFLQGCFGKGAWSASFVLLFEFFGSNNRKLVSMVCQTFFSMGMVMLPGLAYLVSSWRTLQLVMSVPSFLFISYYWIVPESPRWLLAQKRTSEAARIMSNVAKCNGRSLPQNLQEMIPLDMKKEVRPVSVSVLDLVRTPCIRRNTLILIYAWFTSSIVYFGLVLRLGITGDNHFLEFFIAALVELPTGLIFYLLVDRMGRRALMAATNLTGGLACLIVAFVSSAELSWMRKAAAVIGRLAIAVGFETVSFSNIEMYPTTLRICLTHTNYPHVLLHYIHKAPLWSSSTPPTWQHPSISPLDMSQPSQSGLKDFISNMKCPSDVLLPDPIHPGHSQ; encoded by the exons ATGGCAGACCTCAACGACCTCATCAGGCAGGCTGGAGACTTCGGGCCTTTCCAGAAGAGACTGTTGTTGCTGTGCTCCCTGCCGCTGGCCCCCTTCGCCTTTGTCCTGGTGGGTGCTGTTTTCTTAGGGAAGACACCCGAACACTGGTGTGCGGCCCCCGCGGGCCAACGCCTCCAGAATGAGTGCGGATGGACGGCGGTGCGGGCGAGGGAAGTCACCGTGCCCCAATCGGGACTGTCCTTCAGCCGCTGCGAGAGGTTGGACTTGAACTGGAGCCCCAGTCAGAACATATGCAGTGAAGCGGAATGGCCGCCGTCCAACCGGACCCCGGTGGTGCCCTGCCATGGGAGATGGATGTTCCATGAAGGCCACAGCACGTTCGTTTCTGAG tTCTCCTTGGTGTGCGAGCGCTCCTGGCTGGCTGACCTCAATCAAGTGATGGTGGCGTGTGGGCTTTTCCTCGGTTCGTTCATCACTGGCTCCATGGCAGACAG CGTGGCCGGCGTCGGCGTCATGCTGTCGCCGTGGTACCCGCTGCTGCTCGTCTTTCGTTTCCTGCAAGGCTGTTTTGGAAAGGGCGCGTGGTCAGCGTCCTTCGTGCTTT TGTTCGAGTTCTTCGGCTCAAACAACAGGAAACTGGTGTCCATGGTGTGTCAGACGTTCTTCTCCATGGGGATGGTGATGCTGCCTGGTCTGGCGTACCTCGTGTCCTCCTGGAGGACCCTTCAACTCGTCATGAGCGTCCCTTCCTTCCTGTTCATCTCGTACTACTG GATTGTTCCAGAATCTCCACGCTGGCTCTTGGCTCAAAAGAGGACGTCAGAGGCAGCGAGGATCATGTCCAACGTCGCCAAGTGCAACGGGAGAAGTCTGCCGCAAAACCTCCAAGAG ATGATTCCTCTGGACATGAAGAAAGAAGTACgtcctgtatctgtatctgtccTGGACTTGGTGAGGACACCTTGCATCAGGAGAAACACGCTTATTTTAATCTACGCCTG gtttACAAGCAGCATCGTGTACTTCGGTCTGGTTTTGCGACTGGGGATAACGGGTGACAACCATTTCTTGGAGTTCTTCATCGCAGCGCTGGTGGAGCTTCCCACGGGCCTCATTTTCTACCTTCTGGTTGACAGAATGGGCCGACGCGCCTTGATGGCCGCCACCAATTTAACAGGAGGCCTCGCCTGCCTCATTGTGGCCTTCGTCTCCTCTG CGGAGCTGTCCTGGATGAGGAAAGCTGCCGCCGTCATCGGGAGGTTGGCTATCGCCGTGGGATTTGAGACGGTCAGCTTTTCCAACATCGAGATGTATCCGACCACTCTGAG AATCTGTCTcactcacaccaactaccctcatgtcctccttcactacatccataaagctcctctttggtcctcctctacgcctcctacctggcagcatccttctatctctcctctggacatgtcccaaccatctcagtctggcctaaaggactttatctctaacatgaaatgtccctctgatgtactccttcctgatcctatccatcccggtcactcccaatga
- the slc22a3 gene encoding solute carrier family 22 member 3 isoform X2: protein MADLNDLIRQAGDFGPFQKRLLLLCSLPLAPFAFVLVGAVFLGKTPEHWCAAPAGQRLQNECGWTAVRAREVTVPQSGLSFSRCERLDLNWSPSQNICSEAEWPPSNRTPVVPCHGRWMFHEGHSTFVSEFSLVCERSWLADLNQVMVACGLFLGSFITGSMADSVAGVGVMLSPWYPLLLVFRFLQGCFGKGAWSASFVLCKLTAHECRRGNVCLILVWSRAVFEFFGSNNRKLVSMVCQTFFSMGMVMLPGLAYLVSSWRTLQLVMSVPSFLFISYYWIVPESPRWLLAQKRTSEAARIMSNVAKCNGRSLPQNLQEMIPLDMKKEVRPVSVSVLDLVRTPCIRRNTLILIYAWFTSSIVYFGLVLRLGITGDNHFLEFFIAALVELPTGLIFYLLVDRMGRRALMAATNLTGGLACLIVAFVSSAELSWMRKAAAVIGRLAIAVGFETVSFSNIEMYPTTLRICLTHTNYPHVLLHYIHKAPLWSSSTPPTWQHPSISPLDMSQPSQSGLKDFISNMKCPSDVLLPDPIHPGHSQ, encoded by the exons ATGGCAGACCTCAACGACCTCATCAGGCAGGCTGGAGACTTCGGGCCTTTCCAGAAGAGACTGTTGTTGCTGTGCTCCCTGCCGCTGGCCCCCTTCGCCTTTGTCCTGGTGGGTGCTGTTTTCTTAGGGAAGACACCCGAACACTGGTGTGCGGCCCCCGCGGGCCAACGCCTCCAGAATGAGTGCGGATGGACGGCGGTGCGGGCGAGGGAAGTCACCGTGCCCCAATCGGGACTGTCCTTCAGCCGCTGCGAGAGGTTGGACTTGAACTGGAGCCCCAGTCAGAACATATGCAGTGAAGCGGAATGGCCGCCGTCCAACCGGACCCCGGTGGTGCCCTGCCATGGGAGATGGATGTTCCATGAAGGCCACAGCACGTTCGTTTCTGAG tTCTCCTTGGTGTGCGAGCGCTCCTGGCTGGCTGACCTCAATCAAGTGATGGTGGCGTGTGGGCTTTTCCTCGGTTCGTTCATCACTGGCTCCATGGCAGACAG CGTGGCCGGCGTCGGCGTCATGCTGTCGCCGTGGTACCCGCTGCTGCTCGTCTTTCGTTTCCTGCAAGGCTGTTTTGGAAAGGGCGCGTGGTCAGCGTCCTTCGTGCTTTGTAAGTTGACTGCGCATGAATGCCGCCGGGGGAATGTCTGCCTTATTCTGGTGTGGTCACGTGCAGTGTTCGAGTTCTTCGGCTCAAACAACAGGAAACTGGTGTCCATGGTGTGTCAGACGTTCTTCTCCATGGGGATGGTGATGCTGCCTGGTCTGGCGTACCTCGTGTCCTCCTGGAGGACCCTTCAACTCGTCATGAGCGTCCCTTCCTTCCTGTTCATCTCGTACTACTG GATTGTTCCAGAATCTCCACGCTGGCTCTTGGCTCAAAAGAGGACGTCAGAGGCAGCGAGGATCATGTCCAACGTCGCCAAGTGCAACGGGAGAAGTCTGCCGCAAAACCTCCAAGAG ATGATTCCTCTGGACATGAAGAAAGAAGTACgtcctgtatctgtatctgtccTGGACTTGGTGAGGACACCTTGCATCAGGAGAAACACGCTTATTTTAATCTACGCCTG gtttACAAGCAGCATCGTGTACTTCGGTCTGGTTTTGCGACTGGGGATAACGGGTGACAACCATTTCTTGGAGTTCTTCATCGCAGCGCTGGTGGAGCTTCCCACGGGCCTCATTTTCTACCTTCTGGTTGACAGAATGGGCCGACGCGCCTTGATGGCCGCCACCAATTTAACAGGAGGCCTCGCCTGCCTCATTGTGGCCTTCGTCTCCTCTG CGGAGCTGTCCTGGATGAGGAAAGCTGCCGCCGTCATCGGGAGGTTGGCTATCGCCGTGGGATTTGAGACGGTCAGCTTTTCCAACATCGAGATGTATCCGACCACTCTGAG AATCTGTCTcactcacaccaactaccctcatgtcctccttcactacatccataaagctcctctttggtcctcctctacgcctcctacctggcagcatccttctatctctcctctggacatgtcccaaccatctcagtctggcctaaaggactttatctctaacatgaaatgtccctctgatgtactccttcctgatcctatccatcccggtcactcccaatga
- the slc22a3 gene encoding solute carrier family 22 member 3 isoform X3: MADLNDLIRQAGDFGPFQKRLLLLCSLPLAPFAFVLVGAVFLGKTPEHWCAAPAGQRLQNECGWTAVRAREVTVPQSGLSFSRCERLDLNWSPSQNICSEAEWPPSNRTPVVPCHGRWMFHEGHSTFVSEFSLVCERSWLADLNQVMVACGLFLGSFITGSMADRFGRKPCFIAFIVCLSVAGVGVMLSPWYPLLLVFRFLQGCFGKGAWSASFVLLFEFFGSNNRKLVSMVCQTFFSMGMVMLPGLAYLVSSWRTLQLVMSVPSFLFISYYWIVPESPRWLLAQKRTSEAARIMSNVAKCNGRSLPQNLQEMIPLDMKKEVRPVSVSVLDLVRTPCIRRNTLILIYAWFTSSIVYFGLVLRLGITGDNHFLEFFIAALVELPTGLIFYLLVDRMGRRALMAATNLTGGLACLIVAFVSSAELSWMRKAAAVIGRLAIAVGFETVSFSNIEMYPTTLRICLTHTNYPHVLLHYIHKAPLWSSSTPPTWQHPSISPLDMSQPSQSGLKDFISNMKCPSDVLLPDPIHPGHSQ; this comes from the exons ATGGCAGACCTCAACGACCTCATCAGGCAGGCTGGAGACTTCGGGCCTTTCCAGAAGAGACTGTTGTTGCTGTGCTCCCTGCCGCTGGCCCCCTTCGCCTTTGTCCTGGTGGGTGCTGTTTTCTTAGGGAAGACACCCGAACACTGGTGTGCGGCCCCCGCGGGCCAACGCCTCCAGAATGAGTGCGGATGGACGGCGGTGCGGGCGAGGGAAGTCACCGTGCCCCAATCGGGACTGTCCTTCAGCCGCTGCGAGAGGTTGGACTTGAACTGGAGCCCCAGTCAGAACATATGCAGTGAAGCGGAATGGCCGCCGTCCAACCGGACCCCGGTGGTGCCCTGCCATGGGAGATGGATGTTCCATGAAGGCCACAGCACGTTCGTTTCTGAG tTCTCCTTGGTGTGCGAGCGCTCCTGGCTGGCTGACCTCAATCAAGTGATGGTGGCGTGTGGGCTTTTCCTCGGTTCGTTCATCACTGGCTCCATGGCAGACAG GTTTGGCAGGAAGCCATGTTTTATTGCGTTCATCGTGTGCCTCAGCGTGGCCGGCGTCGGCGTCATGCTGTCGCCGTGGTACCCGCTGCTGCTCGTCTTTCGTTTCCTGCAAGGCTGTTTTGGAAAGGGCGCGTGGTCAGCGTCCTTCGTGCTTT TGTTCGAGTTCTTCGGCTCAAACAACAGGAAACTGGTGTCCATGGTGTGTCAGACGTTCTTCTCCATGGGGATGGTGATGCTGCCTGGTCTGGCGTACCTCGTGTCCTCCTGGAGGACCCTTCAACTCGTCATGAGCGTCCCTTCCTTCCTGTTCATCTCGTACTACTG GATTGTTCCAGAATCTCCACGCTGGCTCTTGGCTCAAAAGAGGACGTCAGAGGCAGCGAGGATCATGTCCAACGTCGCCAAGTGCAACGGGAGAAGTCTGCCGCAAAACCTCCAAGAG ATGATTCCTCTGGACATGAAGAAAGAAGTACgtcctgtatctgtatctgtccTGGACTTGGTGAGGACACCTTGCATCAGGAGAAACACGCTTATTTTAATCTACGCCTG gtttACAAGCAGCATCGTGTACTTCGGTCTGGTTTTGCGACTGGGGATAACGGGTGACAACCATTTCTTGGAGTTCTTCATCGCAGCGCTGGTGGAGCTTCCCACGGGCCTCATTTTCTACCTTCTGGTTGACAGAATGGGCCGACGCGCCTTGATGGCCGCCACCAATTTAACAGGAGGCCTCGCCTGCCTCATTGTGGCCTTCGTCTCCTCTG CGGAGCTGTCCTGGATGAGGAAAGCTGCCGCCGTCATCGGGAGGTTGGCTATCGCCGTGGGATTTGAGACGGTCAGCTTTTCCAACATCGAGATGTATCCGACCACTCTGAG AATCTGTCTcactcacaccaactaccctcatgtcctccttcactacatccataaagctcctctttggtcctcctctacgcctcctacctggcagcatccttctatctctcctctggacatgtcccaaccatctcagtctggcctaaaggactttatctctaacatgaaatgtccctctgatgtactccttcctgatcctatccatcccggtcactcccaatga
- the slc22a3 gene encoding solute carrier family 22 member 3 isoform X1: MADLNDLIRQAGDFGPFQKRLLLLCSLPLAPFAFVLVGAVFLGKTPEHWCAAPAGQRLQNECGWTAVRAREVTVPQSGLSFSRCERLDLNWSPSQNICSEAEWPPSNRTPVVPCHGRWMFHEGHSTFVSEFSLVCERSWLADLNQVMVACGLFLGSFITGSMADRFGRKPCFIAFIVCLSVAGVGVMLSPWYPLLLVFRFLQGCFGKGAWSASFVLCKLTAHECRRGNVCLILVWSRAVFEFFGSNNRKLVSMVCQTFFSMGMVMLPGLAYLVSSWRTLQLVMSVPSFLFISYYWIVPESPRWLLAQKRTSEAARIMSNVAKCNGRSLPQNLQEMIPLDMKKEVRPVSVSVLDLVRTPCIRRNTLILIYAWFTSSIVYFGLVLRLGITGDNHFLEFFIAALVELPTGLIFYLLVDRMGRRALMAATNLTGGLACLIVAFVSSAELSWMRKAAAVIGRLAIAVGFETVSFSNIEMYPTTLRICLTHTNYPHVLLHYIHKAPLWSSSTPPTWQHPSISPLDMSQPSQSGLKDFISNMKCPSDVLLPDPIHPGHSQ; encoded by the exons ATGGCAGACCTCAACGACCTCATCAGGCAGGCTGGAGACTTCGGGCCTTTCCAGAAGAGACTGTTGTTGCTGTGCTCCCTGCCGCTGGCCCCCTTCGCCTTTGTCCTGGTGGGTGCTGTTTTCTTAGGGAAGACACCCGAACACTGGTGTGCGGCCCCCGCGGGCCAACGCCTCCAGAATGAGTGCGGATGGACGGCGGTGCGGGCGAGGGAAGTCACCGTGCCCCAATCGGGACTGTCCTTCAGCCGCTGCGAGAGGTTGGACTTGAACTGGAGCCCCAGTCAGAACATATGCAGTGAAGCGGAATGGCCGCCGTCCAACCGGACCCCGGTGGTGCCCTGCCATGGGAGATGGATGTTCCATGAAGGCCACAGCACGTTCGTTTCTGAG tTCTCCTTGGTGTGCGAGCGCTCCTGGCTGGCTGACCTCAATCAAGTGATGGTGGCGTGTGGGCTTTTCCTCGGTTCGTTCATCACTGGCTCCATGGCAGACAG GTTTGGCAGGAAGCCATGTTTTATTGCGTTCATCGTGTGCCTCAGCGTGGCCGGCGTCGGCGTCATGCTGTCGCCGTGGTACCCGCTGCTGCTCGTCTTTCGTTTCCTGCAAGGCTGTTTTGGAAAGGGCGCGTGGTCAGCGTCCTTCGTGCTTTGTAAGTTGACTGCGCATGAATGCCGCCGGGGGAATGTCTGCCTTATTCTGGTGTGGTCACGTGCAGTGTTCGAGTTCTTCGGCTCAAACAACAGGAAACTGGTGTCCATGGTGTGTCAGACGTTCTTCTCCATGGGGATGGTGATGCTGCCTGGTCTGGCGTACCTCGTGTCCTCCTGGAGGACCCTTCAACTCGTCATGAGCGTCCCTTCCTTCCTGTTCATCTCGTACTACTG GATTGTTCCAGAATCTCCACGCTGGCTCTTGGCTCAAAAGAGGACGTCAGAGGCAGCGAGGATCATGTCCAACGTCGCCAAGTGCAACGGGAGAAGTCTGCCGCAAAACCTCCAAGAG ATGATTCCTCTGGACATGAAGAAAGAAGTACgtcctgtatctgtatctgtccTGGACTTGGTGAGGACACCTTGCATCAGGAGAAACACGCTTATTTTAATCTACGCCTG gtttACAAGCAGCATCGTGTACTTCGGTCTGGTTTTGCGACTGGGGATAACGGGTGACAACCATTTCTTGGAGTTCTTCATCGCAGCGCTGGTGGAGCTTCCCACGGGCCTCATTTTCTACCTTCTGGTTGACAGAATGGGCCGACGCGCCTTGATGGCCGCCACCAATTTAACAGGAGGCCTCGCCTGCCTCATTGTGGCCTTCGTCTCCTCTG CGGAGCTGTCCTGGATGAGGAAAGCTGCCGCCGTCATCGGGAGGTTGGCTATCGCCGTGGGATTTGAGACGGTCAGCTTTTCCAACATCGAGATGTATCCGACCACTCTGAG AATCTGTCTcactcacaccaactaccctcatgtcctccttcactacatccataaagctcctctttggtcctcctctacgcctcctacctggcagcatccttctatctctcctctggacatgtcccaaccatctcagtctggcctaaaggactttatctctaacatgaaatgtccctctgatgtactccttcctgatcctatccatcccggtcactcccaatga
- the slc22a3 gene encoding solute carrier family 22 member 3 isoform X5, whose amino-acid sequence MADLNDLIRQAGDFGPFQKRLLLLCSLPLAPFAFVLVGAVFLGKTPEHWCAAPAGQRLQNECGWTAVRAREVTVPQSGLSFSRCERLDLNWSPSQNICSEAEWPPSNRTPVVPCHGRWMFHEGHSTFVSEFSLVCERSWLADLNQVMVACGLFLGSFITGSMADRFGRKPCFIAFIVCLSVAGVGVMLSPWYPLLLVFRFLQGCFGKGAWSASFVLCKLTAHECRRGNVCLILVWSRAVFEFFGSNNRKLVSMVCQTFFSMGMVMLPGLAYLVSSWRTLQLVMSVPSFLFISYYWIVPESPRWLLAQKRTSEAARIMSNVAKCNGRSLPQNLQEMIPLDMKKEVRPVSVSVLDLVRTPCIRRNTLILIYAWFTSSIVYFGLVLRLGITGDNHFLEFFIAALVELPTGLIFYLLVDRMGRRALMAATNLTGGLACLIVAFVSSAELSWMRKAAAVIGRLAIAVGFETVSFSNIEMYPTTLSSSLVLLYASYLAASFYLSSGHVPTISVWPKGLYL is encoded by the exons ATGGCAGACCTCAACGACCTCATCAGGCAGGCTGGAGACTTCGGGCCTTTCCAGAAGAGACTGTTGTTGCTGTGCTCCCTGCCGCTGGCCCCCTTCGCCTTTGTCCTGGTGGGTGCTGTTTTCTTAGGGAAGACACCCGAACACTGGTGTGCGGCCCCCGCGGGCCAACGCCTCCAGAATGAGTGCGGATGGACGGCGGTGCGGGCGAGGGAAGTCACCGTGCCCCAATCGGGACTGTCCTTCAGCCGCTGCGAGAGGTTGGACTTGAACTGGAGCCCCAGTCAGAACATATGCAGTGAAGCGGAATGGCCGCCGTCCAACCGGACCCCGGTGGTGCCCTGCCATGGGAGATGGATGTTCCATGAAGGCCACAGCACGTTCGTTTCTGAG tTCTCCTTGGTGTGCGAGCGCTCCTGGCTGGCTGACCTCAATCAAGTGATGGTGGCGTGTGGGCTTTTCCTCGGTTCGTTCATCACTGGCTCCATGGCAGACAG GTTTGGCAGGAAGCCATGTTTTATTGCGTTCATCGTGTGCCTCAGCGTGGCCGGCGTCGGCGTCATGCTGTCGCCGTGGTACCCGCTGCTGCTCGTCTTTCGTTTCCTGCAAGGCTGTTTTGGAAAGGGCGCGTGGTCAGCGTCCTTCGTGCTTTGTAAGTTGACTGCGCATGAATGCCGCCGGGGGAATGTCTGCCTTATTCTGGTGTGGTCACGTGCAGTGTTCGAGTTCTTCGGCTCAAACAACAGGAAACTGGTGTCCATGGTGTGTCAGACGTTCTTCTCCATGGGGATGGTGATGCTGCCTGGTCTGGCGTACCTCGTGTCCTCCTGGAGGACCCTTCAACTCGTCATGAGCGTCCCTTCCTTCCTGTTCATCTCGTACTACTG GATTGTTCCAGAATCTCCACGCTGGCTCTTGGCTCAAAAGAGGACGTCAGAGGCAGCGAGGATCATGTCCAACGTCGCCAAGTGCAACGGGAGAAGTCTGCCGCAAAACCTCCAAGAG ATGATTCCTCTGGACATGAAGAAAGAAGTACgtcctgtatctgtatctgtccTGGACTTGGTGAGGACACCTTGCATCAGGAGAAACACGCTTATTTTAATCTACGCCTG gtttACAAGCAGCATCGTGTACTTCGGTCTGGTTTTGCGACTGGGGATAACGGGTGACAACCATTTCTTGGAGTTCTTCATCGCAGCGCTGGTGGAGCTTCCCACGGGCCTCATTTTCTACCTTCTGGTTGACAGAATGGGCCGACGCGCCTTGATGGCCGCCACCAATTTAACAGGAGGCCTCGCCTGCCTCATTGTGGCCTTCGTCTCCTCTG CGGAGCTGTCCTGGATGAGGAAAGCTGCCGCCGTCATCGGGAGGTTGGCTATCGCCGTGGGATTTGAGACGGTCAGCTTTTCCAACATCGAGATGTATCCGACCACTCTGAG ctcctctttggtcctcctctacgcctcctacctggcagcatccttctatctctcctctggacatgtcccaaccatctcagtctggcctaaaggactttatctctaa